DNA from Actinoplanes sp. SE50/110:
CCCGTCCCCGTCGTCGGCCGGGTCGGCCACCGTGGTGTCCCGGAGGAACTGCTGGTAGGCGTTCGACGACCAGGTCAGCGTGACGGTGCCGAGGAAGACGGCGAGCTCGAAGGTGGAGTCCGCGGTGCGCCACGCCACGCTGGGGTGGATGCCGGGAGTGGTCCGGTCGGGACGGCCCAGGACGTCGGTGGCGATCGCGGCGAAGTCGGCGAAGGCGTCGTCGGCGGCGGCGTCGGTCTCCGGGGTGTCGTCGGTGCGGGCGGTCAGGTCGAAGTCCATCTGCCGGCCGCCGCCCTTCCAGAAGGTGAGCAGCGCGCCCCGGCTGGGCAGCGGCCAGCCGACGGTGAACTCGGCGCCCTTGTCCCAGCGGTCGGTGATCTGCCAGCCGAGTCGGGCGGCCAGGTCGTCGAGCTCGTCGAGCCGCCAGTGCCAGGGGACGTCACGCAGGGCGGTCAGCAGGTCGCGTACGGCCGCATCGTCGGTCCGGGTGAAACTCATGACGGGGACTCCGCTGTCTCGGGAAGCTTGAGCACCAAGGATCGCAGAACATCCGGATCGAGAGTGAACTCGTGGACGACGATCCGGCCGGTTTCCAGCGTGCGCACCTTGATGTACCGGATGGCGCGGGCGTCGACCAGCCGCTGGATCAGCTCCCGGCGGCCCGGGACGGCGTCCAGGGCGGTCGCGAGCTTGGCGTCGACTGCCAGCGTGCGACCCAG
Protein-coding regions in this window:
- a CDS encoding DUF6301 family protein; this encodes MSFTRTDDAAVRDLLTALRDVPWHWRLDELDDLAARLGWQITDRWDKGAEFTVGWPLPSRGALLTFWKGGGRQMDFDLTARTDDTPETDAAADDAFADFAAIATDVLGRPDRTTPGIHPSVAWRTADSTFELAVFLGTVTLTWSSNAYQQFLRDTTVADPADDGDGDGDDE